A region of Pempheris klunzingeri isolate RE-2024b chromosome 15, fPemKlu1.hap1, whole genome shotgun sequence DNA encodes the following proteins:
- the ptmab gene encoding prothymosin alpha-B: MADTQVDSGSDISAKDLKEKKLVEEKENGKDAATNGKENEENGEPDVDDEEDEEVDEEDEEDDGEGDEEDEEDDDDEIEGGTKRAAEDDDEDDEDDVETKKQKTDDDD; encoded by the exons ATGGCAGACACACAAGTTGACTCCGGCTCGGATATCTCTGCCAAG GACCTGAAAGAGAagaagctggtggaggagaaggagaacgGCAAAGACGCCGCCACCAACGGAAAG GAGAACGAGGAGAACGGCGAGCCCGACGTAGacgacgaggaggacgaggaggtggatgaggaggacgaggaagacGACGGAGAAG GCgacgaggaagacgaggaggacgacgacGATGAGATCGAGGGCGGCACAAAACGGGCAGCTGAGGATGATGACGAAGACGACGAG gacgACGTCGAAACCAAGAAGCAGAAAACCGACGACGACGATTGA